From the Hevea brasiliensis isolate MT/VB/25A 57/8 chromosome 15, ASM3005281v1, whole genome shotgun sequence genome, one window contains:
- the LOC110648888 gene encoding phosphoacetylglucosamine mutase isoform X3: MECGQQRYCWEETQGLVVNLFLKPLNKYTPPLICYELVHGINSIVDALAIDMGILTTPQLHWMVRARNKGMKATEVDYYEQLAGSFRCLIDLIPNGQKFQEIDDKLVIDGANGVGGEKIEVLKKMLNGLPIEVRNSGKGGGILNEGVGADYVQKEKVVPQGFGSKDVGTRCASLDGDADRLVYFSVPSSNSNVIDLVDGDKILSLFAVFIKEQLSVLSTEGDEKIGDNYQARFGVIQTAYANGASTDYLKQLGLEVVFTPTGVKYLHEQAARYDIGIYFEANGHGTILFSECFLSWLESRYNELSSKNKESEQHKAALRLLAVSKLINQAVGDALSGLLLVEAILQHMGWSIHNWAELYQDLPSRQLKVKVVDRTAVVTANAETMVVRPPGIQDAINAEIAKYPQGRSFIRPSGTEDVIRVYAEASTQEAADSLASSVAKLVDQFLGFGSSR, encoded by the exons ATGGAGTGCGGTCAGCAGAGATATTGTTGGGAAGAGACACAAGGCCTAGTGGTGAATCTCTTCTTGAAGCCGCTAAACAAGTATACCCCTCCCCTCATCTGTTATGAACTTGTGCAT GGAATCAATTCAATTGTTGATGCTCTTGCTATTGACATGGGAATTTTAACGACTCCACAGCTACACTGGATGGTTCGTGCTAGAAATAAGGGTATGAAAGCAACTGAAGTTGATTACTATGAGCAGCTTGCTGGTTCATTCAG gTGCTTGATTGATTTGATTCCAAATGGACAAAAATTCCAGGAGATAGATGACAAATTGGTCATAGATGGGGCTAATGGCGTTGGTGgagaaaaaattgaagttttaaaGAAAATGTTGAATGGTTTGCCTATTGAGGTTCGCAATTCCGGGAAAGGAGGAGGTATACTCAATGAAGGAGTTGGCGCTGATTATGTTCAGAAAGAAAAGGTTGTTCCACAAGGATTTGGCTCTAAGGATGTTGGGACAAG GTGTGCAAGTTTGGATGGAGATGCTGATCGACTTGTTTATTTTTCTGTGCCATCAAGTAATAGCAACGTCATTGATCTTGTTGACGGTGACAAGATACTATCTTTGTTTGCTGTATTCATCAAGGAGCAATTGAGTGTTCTTAGCACGGAGGGAGATGAAAAGATCGGTGACAACTATCAAGCTCGATTTGGTGTTATACAGACGGCTTATGCAAATGGAGCATCCACAGATTACCTCAAACAGTTAGGCCTTGAAGTTGTGTTTACCCCAACAGGAGTGAAATATTTGCATGAGCAAGCTGCTCGGTATGATATTGGGATCTATTTTGAGGCCAATGGCCATGGCACAATCTTGTTCTCAGAATGCTTCTTATCTTGGTTGGAAAGCAGATATAATGAGTTGTCTTCCAAAAATAAAG AATCGGAACAGCATAAAGCTGCTTTGAGATTATTAGCTGTTAGTAAGCTGATCAACCAGGCTGTTGGAGATGCTTTAAGTGGTTTGCTATTGGTAGAAGCCATTTTACAACATATGGGATGGTCAATACATAACTGGGCTGAGCTTTATCAGGATCTACCAAGCAGACAGCTTAAG GTCAAAGTCGTAGACAGAACTGCTGTAGTAACAGCAAATGCAGAGACTATGGTTGTGAGGCCACCTGGCATTCAAGATGCCATCAATGCAGAGATCG CCAAATATCCCCAAGGCCGATCTTTCATACGGCCATCTGGCACAGAGGATGTTATACGTGTATATGCAGAGGCATCAACACAAGAAGCAGCAGACAGCCTTGCTAGCTCTGTAGCAAAACTTGTGGACCAGTTCCTAGGATTTGGCAGCTCCAGAtag
- the LOC110648888 gene encoding phosphoacetylglucosamine mutase isoform X2, which yields MFIAGVRLSYGTAGFRADASLLQSTVFRVGILAALRSLKTHSVIGLMITASHNKASDNGIKVADPSGGMLTPDWEPFADAIANAATPQHLLQLIDEFVKKENIPFDGVRSAEILLGRDTRPSGESLLEAAKQGINSIVDALAIDMGILTTPQLHWMVRARNKGMKATEVDYYEQLAGSFRCLIDLIPNGQKFQEIDDKLVIDGANGVGGEKIEVLKKMLNGLPIEVRNSGKGGGILNEGVGADYVQKEKVVPQGFGSKDVGTRCASLDGDADRLVYFSVPSSNSNVIDLVDGDKILSLFAVFIKEQLSVLSTEGDEKIGDNYQARFGVIQTAYANGASTDYLKQLGLEVVFTPTGVKYLHEQAARYDIGIYFEANGHGTILFSECFLSWLESRYNELSSKNKESEQHKAALRLLAVSKLINQAVGDALSGLLLVEAILQHMGWSIHNWAELYQDLPSRQLKVKVVDRTAVVTANAETMVVRPPGIQDAINAEIAKYPQGRSFIRPSGTEDVIRVYAEASTQEAADSLASSVAKLVDQFLGFGSSR from the exons ATG TTCATTGCAGGAGTGAGGCTATCCTATGGTACAGCTGGTTTCAGGGCAGACGCATCACTTCTCCAATCGACAGTGTTTAGAGTTGGGATTTTGGCAGCTCTTAGATCTCTAAAAACCCATTCAGTGATTGGATTGATGATCACTGCATCACACAACAAAGCCAGCGATAATGGAATCAAAGTTGCTGACCCAAGTGGTGGTATGCTCACTCCAGACTGGGAACCTTTCGCTGATGCTATCGCCAATGCTGCCACTCCCCAACATCTTCTTCAG TTGATAGATGAATTTGTAAAGAAGGAAAACATCCCTTTTGATGGAGTGCGGTCAGCAGAGATATTGTTGGGAAGAGACACAAGGCCTAGTGGTGAATCTCTTCTTGAAGCCGCTAAACAA GGAATCAATTCAATTGTTGATGCTCTTGCTATTGACATGGGAATTTTAACGACTCCACAGCTACACTGGATGGTTCGTGCTAGAAATAAGGGTATGAAAGCAACTGAAGTTGATTACTATGAGCAGCTTGCTGGTTCATTCAG gTGCTTGATTGATTTGATTCCAAATGGACAAAAATTCCAGGAGATAGATGACAAATTGGTCATAGATGGGGCTAATGGCGTTGGTGgagaaaaaattgaagttttaaaGAAAATGTTGAATGGTTTGCCTATTGAGGTTCGCAATTCCGGGAAAGGAGGAGGTATACTCAATGAAGGAGTTGGCGCTGATTATGTTCAGAAAGAAAAGGTTGTTCCACAAGGATTTGGCTCTAAGGATGTTGGGACAAG GTGTGCAAGTTTGGATGGAGATGCTGATCGACTTGTTTATTTTTCTGTGCCATCAAGTAATAGCAACGTCATTGATCTTGTTGACGGTGACAAGATACTATCTTTGTTTGCTGTATTCATCAAGGAGCAATTGAGTGTTCTTAGCACGGAGGGAGATGAAAAGATCGGTGACAACTATCAAGCTCGATTTGGTGTTATACAGACGGCTTATGCAAATGGAGCATCCACAGATTACCTCAAACAGTTAGGCCTTGAAGTTGTGTTTACCCCAACAGGAGTGAAATATTTGCATGAGCAAGCTGCTCGGTATGATATTGGGATCTATTTTGAGGCCAATGGCCATGGCACAATCTTGTTCTCAGAATGCTTCTTATCTTGGTTGGAAAGCAGATATAATGAGTTGTCTTCCAAAAATAAAG AATCGGAACAGCATAAAGCTGCTTTGAGATTATTAGCTGTTAGTAAGCTGATCAACCAGGCTGTTGGAGATGCTTTAAGTGGTTTGCTATTGGTAGAAGCCATTTTACAACATATGGGATGGTCAATACATAACTGGGCTGAGCTTTATCAGGATCTACCAAGCAGACAGCTTAAG GTCAAAGTCGTAGACAGAACTGCTGTAGTAACAGCAAATGCAGAGACTATGGTTGTGAGGCCACCTGGCATTCAAGATGCCATCAATGCAGAGATCG CCAAATATCCCCAAGGCCGATCTTTCATACGGCCATCTGGCACAGAGGATGTTATACGTGTATATGCAGAGGCATCAACACAAGAAGCAGCAGACAGCCTTGCTAGCTCTGTAGCAAAACTTGTGGACCAGTTCCTAGGATTTGGCAGCTCCAGAtag
- the LOC110648888 gene encoding phosphoacetylglucosamine mutase isoform X1 → MDEHQKSLILNSSSRFPPPHGVRLSYGTAGFRADASLLQSTVFRVGILAALRSLKTHSVIGLMITASHNKASDNGIKVADPSGGMLTPDWEPFADAIANAATPQHLLQLIDEFVKKENIPFDGVRSAEILLGRDTRPSGESLLEAAKQGINSIVDALAIDMGILTTPQLHWMVRARNKGMKATEVDYYEQLAGSFRCLIDLIPNGQKFQEIDDKLVIDGANGVGGEKIEVLKKMLNGLPIEVRNSGKGGGILNEGVGADYVQKEKVVPQGFGSKDVGTRCASLDGDADRLVYFSVPSSNSNVIDLVDGDKILSLFAVFIKEQLSVLSTEGDEKIGDNYQARFGVIQTAYANGASTDYLKQLGLEVVFTPTGVKYLHEQAARYDIGIYFEANGHGTILFSECFLSWLESRYNELSSKNKESEQHKAALRLLAVSKLINQAVGDALSGLLLVEAILQHMGWSIHNWAELYQDLPSRQLKVKVVDRTAVVTANAETMVVRPPGIQDAINAEIAKYPQGRSFIRPSGTEDVIRVYAEASTQEAADSLASSVAKLVDQFLGFGSSR, encoded by the exons ATGGACGAACATCAAAAATCTCTGATCCTCAACTCCTCCTCTCGCTTTCCACCTCCCCATG GAGTGAGGCTATCCTATGGTACAGCTGGTTTCAGGGCAGACGCATCACTTCTCCAATCGACAGTGTTTAGAGTTGGGATTTTGGCAGCTCTTAGATCTCTAAAAACCCATTCAGTGATTGGATTGATGATCACTGCATCACACAACAAAGCCAGCGATAATGGAATCAAAGTTGCTGACCCAAGTGGTGGTATGCTCACTCCAGACTGGGAACCTTTCGCTGATGCTATCGCCAATGCTGCCACTCCCCAACATCTTCTTCAG TTGATAGATGAATTTGTAAAGAAGGAAAACATCCCTTTTGATGGAGTGCGGTCAGCAGAGATATTGTTGGGAAGAGACACAAGGCCTAGTGGTGAATCTCTTCTTGAAGCCGCTAAACAA GGAATCAATTCAATTGTTGATGCTCTTGCTATTGACATGGGAATTTTAACGACTCCACAGCTACACTGGATGGTTCGTGCTAGAAATAAGGGTATGAAAGCAACTGAAGTTGATTACTATGAGCAGCTTGCTGGTTCATTCAG gTGCTTGATTGATTTGATTCCAAATGGACAAAAATTCCAGGAGATAGATGACAAATTGGTCATAGATGGGGCTAATGGCGTTGGTGgagaaaaaattgaagttttaaaGAAAATGTTGAATGGTTTGCCTATTGAGGTTCGCAATTCCGGGAAAGGAGGAGGTATACTCAATGAAGGAGTTGGCGCTGATTATGTTCAGAAAGAAAAGGTTGTTCCACAAGGATTTGGCTCTAAGGATGTTGGGACAAG GTGTGCAAGTTTGGATGGAGATGCTGATCGACTTGTTTATTTTTCTGTGCCATCAAGTAATAGCAACGTCATTGATCTTGTTGACGGTGACAAGATACTATCTTTGTTTGCTGTATTCATCAAGGAGCAATTGAGTGTTCTTAGCACGGAGGGAGATGAAAAGATCGGTGACAACTATCAAGCTCGATTTGGTGTTATACAGACGGCTTATGCAAATGGAGCATCCACAGATTACCTCAAACAGTTAGGCCTTGAAGTTGTGTTTACCCCAACAGGAGTGAAATATTTGCATGAGCAAGCTGCTCGGTATGATATTGGGATCTATTTTGAGGCCAATGGCCATGGCACAATCTTGTTCTCAGAATGCTTCTTATCTTGGTTGGAAAGCAGATATAATGAGTTGTCTTCCAAAAATAAAG AATCGGAACAGCATAAAGCTGCTTTGAGATTATTAGCTGTTAGTAAGCTGATCAACCAGGCTGTTGGAGATGCTTTAAGTGGTTTGCTATTGGTAGAAGCCATTTTACAACATATGGGATGGTCAATACATAACTGGGCTGAGCTTTATCAGGATCTACCAAGCAGACAGCTTAAG GTCAAAGTCGTAGACAGAACTGCTGTAGTAACAGCAAATGCAGAGACTATGGTTGTGAGGCCACCTGGCATTCAAGATGCCATCAATGCAGAGATCG CCAAATATCCCCAAGGCCGATCTTTCATACGGCCATCTGGCACAGAGGATGTTATACGTGTATATGCAGAGGCATCAACACAAGAAGCAGCAGACAGCCTTGCTAGCTCTGTAGCAAAACTTGTGGACCAGTTCCTAGGATTTGGCAGCTCCAGAtag